From the genome of Neodiprion pinetum isolate iyNeoPine1 chromosome 3, iyNeoPine1.2, whole genome shotgun sequence, one region includes:
- the LOC124214070 gene encoding E3 ubiquitin-protein ligase RNF185 isoform X1, translating into MSKCELAEMSTAKEQPGPSKPSGSAQEEKERDERMFECNICLDTAKDAVVSMCGHLFCWPCLYQWLETRPARQLCPVCKAAISKEKVIPLYGRGITKQEDPRNNVPPRPAGQRSEPEANAGFSGFGFGEGGFHMSFGIGAFPFGFFTSTFNFGETRPGAAPRGSPQFLEEQFLSKVFLWVALVFICWLVMA; encoded by the exons GAGCTAGCTGAGATGAGCACCGCGAAAGAACAGCCCGGGCCGTCGAAGCCTTCGGGGTCAGCGcaggaggaaaaagaaagggaTGAACGCATGTTCGAGTGCAATATATGTCTGGATACAGCTAAAGATGCTGTGGTCAGCATGTGCGGACATTTATTTTG CTGGCCATGCCTTTATCAATGGCTAGAAACTCGACCCGCAAGGCAACTTTGTCCTGTCTGTAAGGCTGCGATTAGTAAAGAAAAAGTTATTCCATTATATGGACGCGGAATTACCAAACAAGAAGACCCAAG AAATAACGTTCCACCTCGACCAGCTGGGCAAAGATCAGAACCTGAAGCTAATGCAGGATTCTCAGGATTTGGATTTGGTGAAGGCGGCTTTCACATGTCTTTTGGCATCGGGGCATTTCCATTTGGTTTCTTCACATCTACCTTCAATTTTGGAGAGACAAGACCTGGTGCAG CTCCTCGTGGCAGCCCTCAATTCCTAGAAGAGCAGTTCTTATCCAAAGTTTTTCTGTGGGTGGCACTGGTGTTCATCTGTTGGTTAGTCATGGCATAA
- the LOC124214070 gene encoding E3 ubiquitin-protein ligase RNF185 isoform X2, which translates to MSTAKEQPGPSKPSGSAQEEKERDERMFECNICLDTAKDAVVSMCGHLFCWPCLYQWLETRPARQLCPVCKAAISKEKVIPLYGRGITKQEDPRNNVPPRPAGQRSEPEANAGFSGFGFGEGGFHMSFGIGAFPFGFFTSTFNFGETRPGAAPRGSPQFLEEQFLSKVFLWVALVFICWLVMA; encoded by the exons ATGAGCACCGCGAAAGAACAGCCCGGGCCGTCGAAGCCTTCGGGGTCAGCGcaggaggaaaaagaaagggaTGAACGCATGTTCGAGTGCAATATATGTCTGGATACAGCTAAAGATGCTGTGGTCAGCATGTGCGGACATTTATTTTG CTGGCCATGCCTTTATCAATGGCTAGAAACTCGACCCGCAAGGCAACTTTGTCCTGTCTGTAAGGCTGCGATTAGTAAAGAAAAAGTTATTCCATTATATGGACGCGGAATTACCAAACAAGAAGACCCAAG AAATAACGTTCCACCTCGACCAGCTGGGCAAAGATCAGAACCTGAAGCTAATGCAGGATTCTCAGGATTTGGATTTGGTGAAGGCGGCTTTCACATGTCTTTTGGCATCGGGGCATTTCCATTTGGTTTCTTCACATCTACCTTCAATTTTGGAGAGACAAGACCTGGTGCAG CTCCTCGTGGCAGCCCTCAATTCCTAGAAGAGCAGTTCTTATCCAAAGTTTTTCTGTGGGTGGCACTGGTGTTCATCTGTTGGTTAGTCATGGCATAA
- the LOC124214071 gene encoding selenoprotein M-like isoform X1, with protein MTLTGTTAASFALIVLLTLSLGYSSTNEYTAARVESCRGCSLNRLPEVKKFIFEDLPLYENVEFKPIPGAVPELVLLNKNDEEVERLQLSRLNREECNELLVNKGFKISRPIKDEI; from the exons ATGACACTTACCGGTACCACAGCTGCGTCCTTCGCTCTAATTGTTTTACTCACTTTATCGTTAGGATATTCTTCAACGAATGAATATACCGCGGCACGAGTTGAG AGTTGCAGAGGCTGCAGTCTTAACCGGCTACccgaggtgaaaaaattcatcttcGAAGATCTTCCTCTCTA TGAGAACGTTGAATTCAAGCCAATACCTGGGGCTGTACCAGAACTTGTTCTGCTGAATAAGAATGATGAG GAAGTGGAGAGGCTGCAACTTTCTCGATTAAATCGTGAGGAATGCAACGAATTGTTAGTTAATAAGGGTTTTAAAATATCAAGACCCATTAAAGATGAAATATAA
- the LOC124214071 gene encoding selenoprotein M-like isoform X2, giving the protein MLEALTESCRGCSLNRLPEVKKFIFEDLPLYENVEFKPIPGAVPELVLLNKNDEEVERLQLSRLNREECNELLVNKGFKISRPIKDEI; this is encoded by the exons ATGCTCGAAGCACTGACAGAA AGTTGCAGAGGCTGCAGTCTTAACCGGCTACccgaggtgaaaaaattcatcttcGAAGATCTTCCTCTCTA TGAGAACGTTGAATTCAAGCCAATACCTGGGGCTGTACCAGAACTTGTTCTGCTGAATAAGAATGATGAG GAAGTGGAGAGGCTGCAACTTTCTCGATTAAATCGTGAGGAATGCAACGAATTGTTAGTTAATAAGGGTTTTAAAATATCAAGACCCATTAAAGATGAAATATAA